From the genome of Suricata suricatta isolate VVHF042 chromosome 3, meerkat_22Aug2017_6uvM2_HiC, whole genome shotgun sequence, one region includes:
- the LOC115288488 gene encoding olfactory receptor 10J1, protein MERGNHTLITEFVFQGFSSFGEHQLTLFVVFLALYTLTLAGNVVIVTIISVDRHLHTPMYFFLSMLSSSETVYTLVTLPRMLSSLVGMNQSISQAGCATQMFFFVTFGITNCFLLTAMGYDRYVAICNPLRYSVIMNKRECVQLVGGACSIGLIVAMTQVTSVFRLPFCATKVAHFFCDIRPVMKLSCIDTSVNEILTVIISVLVLVVPMGLVFISYVLIISTILKIPSAQGRKKAFATCASHLTVVIVHYGCASIAYLKPKSENTRDQDQLISVTYTVITPLLNPVVEP, encoded by the exons ATGGAGAGAGGGAACCACACTCTCATAACCGAGTTTGTCTTCCAGGGTTTCTCCAGCTTCGGTGAGCACCAGCTCACCCTTTTTGTCGTGTTCCTTGCACTGTACACTCTAACCCTGGCTGGCAACGTGGTCATCGTGACCATCATTAGTGTGGATCGTCACCTGcacacgcccatgtacttcttcctgagCATGCTGTCCTCCTCAGAGACGGTATACACACTGGTCACTCTCCCACGGATGCTCTCCAGTCTTGTAGGTATGAATCAGTCCATCTCACAGGCAGGCTGTGCCACCCAGATGTTCTTCTTTGTAACCTTTGGCATCACTAACTGCTTCCTGCTCACGGCCATGggctatgaccgctatgtggccatctgcaacccCCTGAGATACTCAGTCATCATGAACAAGAGAGAGTGTGTCCAGCTGGTGGGGGGTGCCTGCAGCATTGGGCTGATCGTAGCCATGACGCAAGTGACATCTGTGTTCAGGTTGCCTTTCTGTGCTACGAAGGTGGCCCACTTCTTCTGTGACATCCGACCTGTGATGAAGCTCTCTTGCATCGACACCTCGGTCAATGAGATCCTGACTGTGATCATCAGTGTGCTGGTGCTCGTGGTTCCCATGGGCCTGGTCTTCATCTCCTATGTCCTCATCATCTCCACCATCCTCAAGATCCCCTCTGCCCAGGGCCGGAAGAAAGCCTTCGCCACCTGTGCCTCCCACCTCACGGTGGTCATTGTCCACTATGGCTGTGCCTCCATCGCCTACCTCAAGCCCAAGTCTGAGAACACCAGGGATCAGGACCAACTGATCTCTGTGACCTACACTGTGATCACGCCCCTGTTGAACCCAGTGGT TGAACCTTAA